The window caggccaatcagcccattgggtccacactaaccctccaaagagcatcccactcagacccatcccccCATTTAGAAAAAACCTCCCCACCTATTTTTGGAAGGTTAAAATTTGCAGTATCTTCTATCTCATTCAGGTCCCTTTAGTGGTGGAACTTCAATGATATGTGCAATGCATGACTCTAAACCACTAAAAGCTTAAACAGTTCCACAGGTATCACCTGCCTAAGTAGGCCAGAAACAAGGTGCTTTTATCCTTTCTGCACTGTATGTGCACTCATTGACCTGATGTTGGGAATGGGGTGCAGCTCCCAGGCCCTTGTATCTGACTCCTGTGGCCACAGTTCCTATACTCCTCTTCCCATTATAATACTCACCTTTAGTCTGGGGCCCCAGAACAATCTTGGGTCTCTGGGGATACAGTGCAACCAAAACCCACTATTTTTATTGCTGCTGGAGACATGAGAAGCTGCCACATTCTGATTGGGTGACAGCTCTCAATGGATGATATCTCCACCAGTGGGAACTTCAATCCTGGGGAAGGTTCAATGTTGACCACTTGTGTACCTGAAGGGCATCTGAacttgtcaggcctactctgtgtCCTGACAAAATCCAGGCCAATATCTTGTTTACGAATGACAATAAATACGTGAGACAATGAAATGAAAAGTCCCCCTTTTGCTCCAAATCCCTTTGTGGATTTGAAATTGAAATAAATCTGTGAATTCAGTGCACAATTAGAGACAACCATTAAAATACCATTTCACAAACGAATCCACTCCAGATGATCGAAGCTGGGGCAAATCCTTGGCATTTTTCATCCAAATATGTACCTCTCCAGTAGGAGGATCTCCAGCACCTTAATAAATTATTTAAAGTGCAAATTAATTCTTTCAAAAGCAAATATTTCAACTTCCAAAACAAAAATGCAGTAAATTAAAATTACATTGTGGTATTGAAGAAATGTATCAAGGTTTTCTACTTTTTGATGGTTGATCAGGACTAAACTGTTCCAAGCAATCATAACAGAGCCCTAAAAAAAATTCCTCTCATGATCACCGTGCTGCCACCAGACATCCTGCTGTTTACAAGAAAACAAAGTAGGCTCCAGAATTAATAGGCCTGATTGCTCTTCTACAATGATGAATATTACAGACCCAAACTATATGTGAAGTACGTAACACAGGCAGAAGGAGTCAATAACTACCAGTATATATAGTAGCTTAATGATCAGATAACTTAAAAACTTTCCCTACAATTATTCCAGAATTATTTGCACTGTTCATTGCAACCCTGAAAATAATAAAATCTCAGTGTGGTAGCTACATAAACTGTACAGAGGGGTAATAAAAGAGCCTCTGCATCATTAGTCACTCAAATCTGTGCATTTCGCTTGGATGTTCATTCGATCATTCATTATTTAGCAGTAGTTAAAAAACAGCAATGTCTATGTCCCACTCAGGTTGAAACACACAATGTAATATACAGAGTGATACTAAGCAAAGGAAAATGGCCAATCTAACAATGGGATTTGGGATCACAAATGTTCAAGCTAATTTTGAAAAACAATGTTTTTattgaaatgtaataatgtcactTGGGTCAATAATTGATCAATCTGGACTCGATCTTTTTGGTTGATCTGATCTGTTATATGCAGATAACTCTTATACTCATTCACCTTTTCAAAAGATGCCTAGGCAAACATCCTCACTACACCGTCTTTTACGTCAATGACCTTTCCAACTAACTTGTTCTGCAACTGGCTCCAATAGTGCAAATATTCAGTCAAAGTTCACTATGTAGTCATTATCTGTTATCTTCTTGACATCATTCCTCAAGTGAATTATAAATTCACCAAAGGAACTAAAATTCCCTGAGTATATACTGGCACCCAATAATGATTTGTGGTTCTTCAACAAAAACAATAAAGTGTCTTTGTACAACATTAGTGAGCCAAGAGTAACTTTTTGGTAAGATGATTTCCTGCTTAATGGTAAAGTGGTAAGGTGGAGATGGGAAGGTTCTTGTCCAGCACTGTTGCAAGTAAAGGAACTGTAAAGTTCAATAAATCTTACACAAAATTGAGGTAAAAGTCAACAATTGCTCAAATGCTCACAACATTTTTCATTTTACAAATGATTTAAGAATGAACAAAATCAGGTTAGTTGAATATTGGTGGATTGCTGCCACATATTGCTGGAACACAAGTTTAGATTTTTGCCTCGACTACACTAACCAGCTGAAAAACTGAAGCAGCACTGAGCAGATACCGCACATTCTGTTCACAAATAAGCCAGCAGGAGATGGAGAATAAGATATACCGACTGGAGTTTTCAAAGAACATTGATAAATCTCAACCAAATTGAGACTCAGAGAGAATATAACTGGAATCTAGACCATAAAAACACCAAATGAAAGACAGATCAATTTTTACCCAAAGTGCCGGGTGGTATATATTTGATAGCAAggtttatttctcctctgtgaTCCACTCCAACTCCCATCGCTGGACACTGCAAATAAAGTCAAAAACAATTGAAAGTTGTGCAAAACATCATCTTCTGTTCAGTTAGTGGTGATTTACGTATGCCCTTTGTTAAAAGTGCATGTAGACCGGAAAAGACTAACTTTCTGAGGTTGGTTTATATTATTTCTACAGCACGGATACTTGGAACTTCATGTCACTCAATGCATTATCAATGGTGAAGGGGAGATGTCATTTTGTGAAGTTAATGGTGGAGTATCGCAACTCTGACCAGAATTTCTGGATATTTCATTTCAACAATGCATGTGACCCTTCACCTCTGCACATAAGGAATGACAAATGCCTTGAGTAATGACTGCCCAATGAAACGAACAGATAGCAATTTAAAACATCAAGGCTGTTCTTTCCACAGAAAATGTGTAATCCAACAAAAAAGATTCAGAAAACGCTTTCCCCTTAAACCTGCCCACCTGCTGAACAATACAAGGTAAATCAAGAGAAGTTCCACAATACCTAACACAACACCCTACATTTCACATCCTTGGTCAGTTACCTTTCTTGCAATTAAATATCATTGATTTCTACAGTTCAGGAAGAATCTCATTCTACACAAAACTGACCATCCCAATCTGCACGTAtccttacagtctccaattctgctgccAAACCATCTCTCCCATCAGACCTCGACTATTTTGTTGAgaagagtgagagaaagtgaggcctgcagatgctgaagtatcagagttgcaaagtgtggcgctggaaacgcacaacaggtcaggcagcatctgagaagcaggagagttgacgtttctgttgaagggcttatgtccaaaatgttgactctcctgctcctcagatgctgcctgacctgttgtgcttttccagcactacacttttcaacTATTTTGTGAAGAAAACCAGCAATGTGAACAAAATACCTGAAAGCCACTTTTTGAGCGATTTTGATTTGCTATACTTTGGGGAAACAGAATTTTTCAAAATGGGAATGTCATTAAAAAAGCAATTAAACGCAAGCACAAATCAATTCAGGGTTAGAACTGAAGGGGTGATCTACTTGGGAATGGATATGGGGAAATGGAATGCAATGTGGAATCCTGATTTTCAATATGCTAGGTTTTGTACTTTGATTTTTCAAAATCCTAGCAATTTTCTCTATCATTACTACGTGTTGCCCCAAAGTACCATTTTTCTAAAAGGCCACAAGATAGATCTGTAACAATATTACAGTCAGGTTGGTGGCATTTAGTAAGTTACTTACCCTTGACTTTAGGAGATACCAGTTAAGTTCTCGATTACTCCAGTCCCAGCTGGCCAAATCCACATTCACCTCTCCCAGAAAGCTATTCCTGCCCAATGTGTCATTGTGCCAGACGGACAGATTGAGTTTTTGGATTAGGAGAACACTCTTCTCAATTTTGTActgtaggggggaaggaagtagatATTGTTGTTTAAAATTACATTATTTTCTAGTAGACTGCAGTTGTAATTAAATAAAGCACTGATATTTTTCAAAGCTTCAACAGTACGAATCCCTCAACCAATAATACTAGAAACCAAATGAGTTAGTTAataattccattccattccagtGCTATGGACTGTGCACATGTTGCATTTAGAGTGCCATATCATCACATGACTAACTACATTATGACCACATCATCATGACCACATCATCATGATATCTGTGCCAGATATCCTTGAAGTTTCAAGAATGCCCATATCCTTGATAACTCTCAGGTTCCTGCTTCATTCCAAGTGCTACCCTACCCAAACTTGACTCTGTTACATAAGATCCTGACTGAGGCTGAGTGAAGATGCAATGCAACAAATTCTTACAGAAAGTACATCACAATGATTGAGTGCAGAAGCCTTAGGCATAACAATACAGACAGGACTTATTTTGACATTCTCTTCCAGATGAACTGAATTGGATGACATCACCATTCATTGCCTGTTAATGTGGTGATGCAGGAAAAGTAAGCAGCCCCTGTTTGTTCCCAAATACAAAAGCAGTGTTTTGCCTTTTTCTTTCTTCATTTTTCCTGTTGTGCAATAAAGTTAACACAAACAACTGTTGGAAAACttcacaacatctcatcctcccaCATTCAAACATGAAAGGATGTAATGCTACAATAGGCATTAGGGAAGATGTAGCATTTCTTTAGATGGGTTCTAATACTGTATGGCCGTAATGAAGGGTAACGTCTCTAGCTTCATTCCTGTAGTGGCAGCTAAAATAATAGTCGATTAGACAGATGAAGATGATGATGGAAAGTAAAAGTATAATTATGAATGCGAGATTCTATTTACATTGAAGTGGCACCTATGCTACCTACGTGACCTCTTTGAATGATATGATTTTGGCTTGTGAGAAATTTTTTTCTAGTATCTAGTCTATCACAGAAGCACATCCAAATGAAGTTTTTAACTACTTAATGTTTTGGTCTTAAAAACTATCTACTGTCTTCCAATCAATGCAAAAAACTGCAAACATCGCCCATTGTACCTTCAATACTTCATTGTAGAGCGGATTAATGTTTCGTCTTTTGACAGAGGTCTTCCTCTTGCCCATACGTGCCTTGTCTGGAAGCAAGTAGGTCTTAACATACCTGCAATTACCCAAAACAACCTGCTTTAGCTGTTTGAATTATAATGCAGCATTGCATTTCAAACAGTAAAAGAATGTTAAATCTAACTTTCGTTGCTCTTCTTTGGATAGCAGTAGTTACTCAACAGCACCAATGACCCATTGATATAAGAAAGGTTTCTCAGTTGTCTCTAGGTAAAGATGAGCTAAACGAGGGTAAGGAATGCTTCTGTGTTAGGATAGGAGACAATAATGTCAGTAGCATGGGTCCCACTGCTGATCAGTATTCAGTGATTCTTGCATGTGTGGAGACATCAGGCAGGGATAGGATTACTAAGTTGAATTGCACATGTAAAACAGCACAGCAACAACTTATTTCATCTTAAAAGGTTCAATATGAATGCAGGTGTTCAGAAAGTAGCAGGCACGAAAATTAACATATCAGAGTGTCTAATAGGAGCAGGGTGCAGCAAGATAGCAAAATGAGAAGGTGCTGCGTACTGTGCCATTCATCTGATAGCAACTGATCTGAACAATGCCATCTGCCTGGTTTTGGGGTGTGGTGGAAAGTGGGCACAAGAGTGTGAAAAAGTGAAGGGGGGAAAGCAGAAACAGGAGTAGAATTAGATAGGGGAAAGAAAGTTGTCAGAGTGTAGATTAGTTTCCTCTCAGTGTAATGAATGccaacacataaataaaaagaatGTAAAGGAAAAGAAACCGTAGAGAAAATATTGGTTTCTAAAAAGAAGCTTGAAAACTGTTATCTACTTACGCATCAGTTCGACCCTTCTTCTCATCCACTACAGCCAGATCCTTACACTGACTCACATAAATCTGGAACTCTTTGTTCTTCTCATTGTAATCCAAAGCAAACTGGACTGACCCCTGAGCATCAATGCTTCCGAAATCACCACTGTAGACACTCATGATGCTTCCACTCACCTGAAGGTGGCATTGATAGACACTTATTACTACTTCAACCATTATGGCCTCACTCAGATTGGCAGATTTATCTGCAGAGGAAATATGCAAGTCATCACTATTACACTAAATTTCTACAAAGGTAATGTTGACATCGAAGTATGATAATTCCATGAAATGGTGAAATTTCTCCTCAGGAAGTATAACTCAGATTTATAAGCAAAATCATTAGCATAAAATATCAAAAATATTCCTTATGGTCTAACAAAATATTTAGTGAATTATTGCTTGCTTAAATAACAATAAGGGCATCACAATGTTTCTAGTGATCTTGAATGCAAAATAAACTTCGGATATTTGTTCTACTTTGCCATGCAGTGCCATACATactagaaaaaaaaacacaagttgACAGGACACATGAAAATGATCATTCAAAAGCAGGGCTTACATCTAAGAACAAGTAGTTACATATCTATTTCTTAAGGAAGGTACATGCAGAGTTTTTTCACTGGTACCCAAAGGGAAATAACTAAACGTATCAACCTCAACAGGGAGATCCATGAACTGAAGATATGAAATGGTCAATGCATTTCTGAGAGCAGGAAAGATGGAGGACTGGATTGGAGAAAGAGATGCAAGTCAAATGCTCCAGAGAATAATTCCAATTTTTTTGCATTGAAATATTGTCAAGAAACACCTAGAAGAAATTTAAGGTACATCCACTCCTCTTCTCCATTATACAAGAGCACTTTTCCAAATTATTAAGAAGGATTCGTCTGGTAAGTTACCAGTGGAGTTTGGTAGGTTGGACAGCAGGAGCAGATAGGTGGCGAGTTCAGGGAGAGGAATGTTAGGTTGATTATGAGCTGAGTCTTTATGACACTGCTTACCGTTGCTGTCTGTCATGTATGCACAATAGTCCATCGGTCAATTTAGCAGGGAGATCTTGCAGTTTGTAACAAGCAGTTTGCCATTTAAAAAGATTTGACTGGTCAGTAATTACAACTACGGGAAActgcactactcattaaattatGTAGCAGTCAATGTTCATACTGAGGAATTACTGATGAGTGGAAGAATGAGTGAAAGAGTGACATAAATTCTTCTAAAAGTTAGCAATGGCCTATAGCAAGACACAACTCAGATTACTCCCCAATTAACATACAAGGGAGTTCCTCGCTCATGAAATTTGAAATTCAATCAACATCAGCTCTGGCAGGCACTACATACCACTATGTCACCTCTTACACAGAGTGAGAAACCTATCAATCACCCACTTTGAATGGGGTTCCAAAGTTCCTGTCTACAAAGATGTTAGCCCGGACCCTTTGCCTTATTCTGCTTCGTGGTACTCCAAACTGTACAGTTACAATCCCCGAGATCTACCGTTTGTTATTTATGGCAATGAATATTACTGAATATTGTGAATTGACATTTTCTAGATGGTGTGGTAGAAGTATTCAGTAGCCTATGGCTCAGGAAGACCTTGGAGTTCATTGATTGTCAATTGCATACCTCTTGCCTCCCACGGCACTCACAGACTGAAATTTACAAGCGGATTTATTTATGTTCCAACCTTAGAAAATTAGCCAAACCAGCAGAGAGGGGCAGCTACAGTTGTCAAGCCCTCTATTTCAAACATTTGTGTATTCAAAGATCTGGCTTTCTGCATAGACAATAAACAAATAAATTCATACTGAAGACACAGATGCCATATCTGAGGAATGGCTGGCATCGCTGGGAGTCTTCCTGTGCCATCCAATGTTGAAGCTGACCTCTGAAGCAGAATCTGATTCACTCTGTGAAAACAAGATCAATGGAATAATGTAATTCAATATCTGTCAGCTTAGAATTACAGAAAATGCACGAGACCTTGAATCATAAATCTGAGGCAAAATAAACTAACAAATCTAATTGAGCCTTCTTTACCCTCCaaaaattatttattttgtaAAATTCTTGTTGCCCCACTTATTGCTTACTGTGGTATCACTGACAGACAACACAATTGGTTGGTCAGTTTAAAGGTTAGCTGATTCACTTTGGCTGACCAATGGTTAGAAGGGACAGGGGAATATAAGCCTTGCTTTTGAGTTGAAGCCAAATGCATTAGGCTTGCATGAAGAAACCATGCCACCTTATTACTCAACATTATAAAAGCAGTTCAAAGTTTGCAAATCAAAATACTTCAAGTGATTAATTTATTGTTATATAAGGAAATACATCAGTCATTCTACACCAGCAATACCTCTGAAAGGTCACAGAATAAATGATCATTGAAATACTTTTTAATGGTTTGATTGAGGATGGAATATTAACCAGTAGAACACTAAAACTTGATACTTAAATAATGCCAAGAGTGCAGTgccggaaaaacacagccagtcaggcagcatccgaggagctggagaatcaacataagcctgctcctcggatgctgcctgacctattgtgtttttccagcaccagactctcaaatctgctctccagcatctgcagtcctcactttctcctactcaaATAATGTCATCCACGTGAAAAGGCGGATGAAAATTTTGGTTTAGTGTCTTGTTTGTAATGTTTTCTGAAGATCTGCTTCAGCAATGGAAGAAATATTCAAGTCCTGGAAAGATAGATTTTAAAGTCACTTGTTGAGAGCAAAAACAGATTTTACCTTGAAGGAAGGTTGCAAACGTAGTGTCAGCAATGAAGGTTACATACAGTAAATTCTAATGATCAACAAAAACTATAGTAGGGTGAATATTGGATGATTTAGAAAAGTTTAGTATATACCTTACAGAGCAGTAGTGATTAATCTACAGATTTTGCGTTTGGTCTTCTTCACTGCAGTGATACAGTCAGTCTCCCCAGTACATGGTATGCACCTGCCTACTTACCAGATTCCAAGCTTTGCAATTACCCGACATATCCTAGCATTTGATCATATGCAGGATTTAAACAAAGTTCACCCATGACCTTGAATAAAAGTATGAAATCATTTTTACCTATGTTAATCAACATTACAACATTTCCCACGGATTCTATAGTGGACTTGACTCAAGACAATTGATCCCACCTCCCTGAATCTGCTTCACTATTTTCTAAATAATTCATCttatttggtgtattaaactTTGAATAAAGGCAGACTTTCTGAACATATTATTTTACTGTCATTTAATTAACTCAGATAAATGTAACTAGTGACTTCATTTAAGGTTTGGGCTcaggagattttttttttcaattgccAAAGTTTACTCTCATTACTGCTCGACAGCTCAACATTTTTGGGGGGTATTAGTACTATTCATCTAATGCATATGGCAAAAGTggtgactgcagatggtggaaagtCAGAgtgtggattagagtggtgctggaaaagcacagcaggtcagacagcatctgaggagcaggaaaatcaacatttcgggcaaaagcccttcatcaataaTGCATATGGCCAGCCTTCACTTTCAATGGCTCCTGCTCATAATTAGATTCCATTACCTCAGTCATGAGCATAGGAACAGACTTGCTCAGCTCCTTCACCCTTGAATGCTCCAAAGTTGGAATATTTACTGCAGGGGGCTTGTCATCAGCTGAAGAAACAGATTTGGTATTAAAGTGTGGCAGTATGATAGACATCAAGCAAGAATCACTTTGCTGCAATGACACAAAAAATTCCACCATACTTCAAAATCATCTTTGAATGTAACCTCATATACAGCACAAGAGAAACTCACCAAAATATCCACTTTTGAATTAGAGGTTTAATTCATTCAACATGATTTAGAATGATGGTAATGCCTGAGCTACAGATATTTCATTTAAAACACAAGACTGAAATTGAAAGTGTAGGAGGAGGGAAGAGCTGATTGGTTGAAATCACAAGCAAAGGAATACTCAATGCAGCCCCACTTGTGTCAAAATTCCCATTATGATAGATGTTAGTGATAAACgtgatgggggaggtgggagaaaaGACAAATAATCAGCTGGTTTGGCACTAGATGACACCAGCTTCTTCACACCATCTCAAAAATTAATCTCTGGGTGGGAAGGGCTTCTGACTCACTGCCAATTAAGGCAATCAAGTGGTTAGTTAACAACCACTTAAGGTCCTCTTTCTGTCACCAGCAAAAGTAACTGTGTGCCCAGCAGGCAAGATATGTGGCAGCATTCCTAATTACTACAGTGGGGTACAGGTATCTGATGTGAGGTGGTTAGGGGGCAGGGGGAGCTGGATTTACTCCAATCTGGGAATGAGGACACAAGTGAGAAGCAGGATGTGGCTGCTGAAATCCCCACTTCTGTCTCTATATCCAGCTTTCTAACACTTCTCTCCCAGTGAGCAACACCCTGTGAATGCACCCCATTCCCATTGCTCTTGTTGTTTGGCACTGCTGAGCTGCCAATTGCCATGGCCTCCATATAGTGGCTGCCACCATCTAATTGGCTGGCAGCCGCATGCAGGGTGAGACATTGCGTCCCTGGAAATGATTGACCAAATTAATTTTGATGTTTTacaaacagttcacattacagaagagaaaATTCAGGATGTCTTAGagaatataaaggtggataaatctccgggACCTGATTTAATGTATCCCATAACGTTGtgggaagaaagagaggaaatTACGACaacccttgcagaaatatttgcatcatctgtaactacaggtgaggtgcctgatggctggaggatggctaatgttgtacctttggTTAAGAAAAGTTGCAAGGAGAAACCAGGGAACTACATAGACCTATGAGTctgacttcggttgtgggtaaattgttggaggtgattataaAAGACAGGACTTATGGACATTTATAGAGGCAAaaattaattagggatagtcagcacggattgGGTGAAGTAACttgtgtctcataaacttgattaagttttttgaggaagttaccaaaaagattgatgatggcagaccAGTAGACATTGTTTTTTTGGACTAGGtaaaagtgacgactgcagatgctggaaatcagagtctaggttagagttgttctggaaaagcacagctggtcaggcagcatccgaggagcaggaaaatcgacatttcaggcgaaagccctccatcaggactgtcctgatgaaggccttttgcccgaaacgtcaattttcctgctcctcggatgctgcctgaccagctgtgcttttccagcaccactctaagctagACATTTTTTTGGGATtttagtaaaacctttgacaaggttctgcatggtagactaattggtaaagtaatgtcacatgggattcagggtgagcttgccaattggatacgtAACTGACTTaactgcaggagacagagaatatgGTGTTAGGTTGctctttggactggaggcctgtgactagcagtgGTCCACAGAATTGGTTCTgggtcttttttttagattagattagattacttacagtgtggaaacaggccctttggtcttcTTGTGtttatcattcatataaatggtttggatgacaTTATCGaaggcatggttaggaagtttgcagatggcaccaaaattgttggcatagtagacagtgaggaaggtttttTTAAGATTACAAACGGATCTTGATGAAgtggatcaatgggctgaaaaatggcagatggagatcaatctggataaatgcgaggtattgcattttggttcaACAACAaaggtagggcttatacaattaatggtagggccttgggtagtgttgtagaacagaggagtgcaggtacataattctttgaagtttgcctcACGTATATACAGTGTAATTAAATGGTGTTTggaacacttgccttcattgctcagtcctttgagtataagagttggaaagacatgttgaggttgtacaggacattggtgaggcctcttctgaaatactgtgtcctgttctggtcacccagttataggaaggatattatcaagctccagagggttcagaagaaatttatcaggatgttgccaggtatggacggtttgaattataaagaaaggctgaataggctggtgcataagaggttgaggggcgatctaatataagtttataaaataatgacagGTATAGATAGAggtaatggtagttgtcttttcccgagGAGGGGGTTTTCAAGACTCGGGGGCACATTTTAAAGATGAGAGGAGGGAAATTTAAAAAAGGCATAagaggcaagttttttacacaggtAGTGATTCGCGTGTGGGATAAATTCTGAGAAAGTggtaaatgcaggtacagttacaaagttt of the Chiloscyllium punctatum isolate Juve2018m chromosome 25, sChiPun1.3, whole genome shotgun sequence genome contains:
- the LOC140495928 gene encoding synaptotagmin-like protein 2 isoform X4, with protein sequence MLMTESESDSASEVSFNIGWHRKTPSDASHSSDMASVSSVSGSIMSVYSGDFGSIDAQGSVQFALDYNEKNKEFQIYVSQCKDLAVVDEKKGRTDAYVKTYLLPDKARMGKRKTSVKRRNINPLYNEVLKYKIEKSVLLIQKLNLSVWHNDTLGRNSFLGEVNVDLASWDWSNRELNWYLLKSRCPAMGVGVDHRGEINLAIKYIPPGTLGAGDPPTGEVHIWMKNAKDLPQLRSSGVDSFVKCYVLPDTSKKSYQKTRIVKKDTNPIYNHTIVYDGFRTEDLKEACVELTVWDHEKLTNHFLGGLRLGFGTGYSYGIPVEWMDSTEEEIALWQDMMSNPNEWIPGSLLLRSQLGGKKLK